In Gymnogyps californianus isolate 813 chromosome 6, ASM1813914v2, whole genome shotgun sequence, a single window of DNA contains:
- the TM9SF3 gene encoding transmembrane 9 superfamily member 3 isoform X2, translating into MNTVGPYHNRQETYKYFSLPFCVGSKKSISHYHETLGEALQGVELEFSGLDIKFKDDVMQTTYCEIDLDKGRRDAFVYAIKNHYWYQMYIDDLPIWGIVGEADENGEDYYLWTYKKLEIGYNGNRIVDVNLTSEGKVKLVPNTKIQMSYSVKWKKSDVKFEDRFDKYLDPSFFQHRIHWFSIFNSFMMVIFLVGLVSMILMRTLRKDYARYSKEEEMDDMDRDLGDEYGWKQVHGDVFRPSSHPLIFSSLIGSGCQIFAVSLIVIVVAMIEDLYTERGSMLSTAIFVYAATSPVNGYFGGSLYARQGGRRWIKQMFIGAFLIPAMVCGTAFFINFIAIYYHASRAIPFGTMVAVCCICFFVILPLNLVGTILGRNLSGQPNFPCRVNAVPRPIPEKKWFMEPAVIVCLGGILPFGSIFIEMYFIFTSFWAYKIYYVYGFMMLVLVILCIVTVCVTIVCTYFLLNAEDYRWQWTSFLSAASTAIYVYMYSFYYYFFKTKMYGLFQTSFYFGYMAVFSTALGIMCGAIGYMGTSAFVRKIYTNVKID; encoded by the exons ACGATGTAATGCAGACTACTTACTGTGAAATTGACTTggacaaaggaagaagagatgcATTTGTGTATGCTATCAAAAATCACTATTGGTACCAGATGTATATTGATGACTTGCCAATATGGG GTATTGTTGGAGAAGCAGATGAAAATGGAGAGGATTATTACCTTTGGACTTACAAAAAACTTGAAATCGGTTACAATGGAAACAGAATTGTAGATGTCAATCTGACCAGTGAAGGAAAGGTGAAATTGGTACCAAACACAAAAATCCAGATGTCATATTCA gtgaaatggaagaaatcaGACGTGAAGTTTGAAGACCGATTTGACAAGTATCTTGAcccatctttttttcagcacaga atTCACTGGTTTTCAATTTTCAATTCTTTTATGATGGTGATCTTTCTGGTTGGCCTAGTGTCTATGATATTAATGAGAACTTTGCGAAAAGATTATGCAAGATacagcaaggaggaagaaatggatGATATG GACAGAGATCTAGGAGATGAGTATGGGTGGAAGCAGGTCCATGGAGATGTTTTTAGACCATCCAGTCATCCTCTAATATTTTCATCGCTTATTGGTTCTGGTTGTCAAATTTTTGCTGTCTCTCTTATAGTCATTGTTGTTGCAATGATAGAAGATTTATACACAGA GAGAGGATCAATGCTTAGTACAGCTATATTTGTTTATGCTGCAACGTCGCCAGTGAATGGATATTTTGGAGGAAGCCTTTATGCTAGACAAGGAG GAAGGCGATGGATAAAGCAGATGTTCATTGGAGCCTTCCTTATTCCAGCAATGGTGTGTGGAACTGCCTTCTTCATTAACTTCATTGCCATCTATTATCATGCTTCAAGAGCTATACCCTTTGGAACTATG GTGGCAGTgtgctgtatttgtttctttgtcatTCTTCCACTGAACCTTGTTGGTACAATTCTTGGCCGAAATCTGTCAGGACAGCCTAATTTTCCATGTCGTGTCAACGCAGTGCCTCGTCCCATACCAGAGAAAAAATG gtTCATGGAACCAGCTGTTATTGTTTGCCTAGGTGGAATCCTCCCTTTTGGAtcaatttttattgaaat gtatttcatttttacttcattcTGGGCTTACAAGATCTACTATGTTTATGGCTTTATGATGTTGGTTCTGGTTATCCTCTGCATTGTGACAGTTTGTGTGACTATCGTTTGTACCTATTTCCTGCTAAACGCAGAGGATTACAGGTG GCAATGGACAAGCTTTCTTTCTGCGGCATCAACTGCGATTTATGTTTACATGTACTCCTTTTACTACTACTTTTTCAAGACAAA gatgTATGGCTTGTTTCAAACATCATTTTACTTCGGTTATATGGCAGTATTTAGCACAGCTTTGGGAATAATGTGTG GAGCTATTGGTTACATGGGAACAAGTGCCTTTGTTCGTAAAATCTACACTAATGTGAAAATTGActaa